The DNA sequence TATGTAATTGTAACCTGTTAGTTAAAAAGTTAAACTCTTTCTGTGACTTTTAGCTCCCACTCctctaaaaacaaaataataacatgTAGATCTGTTACTCCTCAGCTTGATGTAAATAAAGATGAGAGCCTgtgcagctgatgatgatgtgtgaacATACCACCCTTGTAGAACCTAAATTTGTCTGAATTTGAGTCAATCGAAACTGCAATGGGTCCGATGGTGAAGACTGCCAGTTTCATCTTATACTCGTCCCCTCGAGGCAGGCAGGTGTAACCAATCAATGTTGCATCATTGTTGTTGCAGTTGTGGAGGCAGTGTCCAtcctgaaataaaacaaactgtttttataGTAGAGAATTTAAAATGGATGCTATTAAAGGAAGATGTTTAAACCCCTCAACAGGACCCCTGTTTAATTTCTGATTTGGAGGCTTGCTGTTCTATCAGACTCCCGAATCCCAAAACCTTTAGAGAGCAAGAGTAACTGTAGATGTAgtctaattatttatttagagtAGGGGTTCTGCTAAAACGTAATGCTCATTTTTAGCAGGAACAAGTAGGAATCCAGTACAAACTCAATTATATAGTTAGAGAAGTAAAACACTGTAAAAGGAGGATCATTTCACTCTATGGTGCTCTAATAGTTGCCTTTtttgataaaaatgtgtctaaagAACATTTTTGCCCTTTTTAAAGGTTAAGATGTTGTTATGAGTTTACAACCAAGGGAAACCCGCCTTCATTGCAACAAGGGTTTTAATTTCTTTCAGTCCGATGACAGACCTCTGCTGAAGAGGTCATAAACACCATGGAAGCATCAAGTACCAAAATGCATTTGTCAGTTACAGATCCATAGATATTTGTTGTCCAGTAACAAAGCTCAAAGTGATCCAATTAGTTTCACATAGTTTCTCACTTGTCCTAAAATCAAGCTTCATGGGTTAAACTGATTGATACATTGTTGACCAGCAACATTGAACCAATTACTTACTTTTCCTTTGTATGGGTAAGAAGCCTCAGACTCGATACCGTTGTCCTTGATGTAATTGAAGGCTCTCGTATGGTGGCCACCGTTGCAGCCGTGGTTGCCGTATTTCCATGAACAGTCCACCAGGTTTTGGGGGCTGAGGTCAACCAGCTTCCCTGTTTTCTTGGCTAACTGACCCTCCAGGGCGCCGACAGTAGCGAAGGCCCAGCAGGAACCACAAGAACCCTGGATTTAAATGACTGTTGTTACTGTAATATCATGGACACAATGCATCACACTCCCAGTATGAATCTGCTGCTGCATTTAGCTGAAGATATTGTAAATGCTTTATGCATCACTTTATACATTCCCACGTTTAGAAACTCAAGATAAGTTTGTATAGAAAGGTTAAAGGGCTCCAATAACTCTTTAGGTGGATGTGGTGTTGGTGAGGACTTCTTCTATGGACAAACTGAGTCGAGAAAAGTGGAACAGgatgaattgtgtgtgtgcctgtgtgtgtgtgtgtgtgtgtgtggggggggggtacctGATTCTTGACACGGGTCACACAGCCATGCTTTCTCCAGTCAAAGGTGTCTGATACATTGGCATTTGGAAAAGTAAGTGGCGCCCTCTTGAGGTCAGTGGGAGGAGTGAGCTCGCCAGTGAACTGATGGATCTCCTCTTCTGTCTACAAGGAAGTTGTTAACAAAGGATTCATTCTCCTAATGGATTTTTTGATACtattatttaaagacatttaaataatcTGCAAGTTCTCATTTCACTTTAGCTCTCTATAAACATCTATAAACGTAACCATAgtttatgataaaaaataattatatatttgtttatttttatgctgaattttgagggtttttctgtcttttaacatgttggaaatttgtgttttcactttaacatgTGATCACTTGGATGTCTATAATCCACAAATGAATCATATCGCATCATAAGATGTTAAGCTTTTGAGCTGAAACTAGTCATAATGTTTTCTGCCTGTATCTGTCTGACCTTTCAGCatcattaataacattaatgattcTCACCATGTCTCCCATGAAGTTCATGCCCAGTTCATAGGAGTGAAGCCCCATGGAGGCCTCCAGGTTGTGCATGGTGATGAGCATCAGATTCTTCTCCCACAATCCCCTGCGGTGTGTATTCTccacctcaacacacacacacacagaaacgcaTACAGAATGAGTGCACAGGGTCAAATACTGTGTAAGTAAAAAGTAAGCAGTCAGAttgttttgggggaaaaaattacaaacattaaaattgaCAATTTAACAAGTAGCATTTTTTAATCACATACCTCATCCTGGTATGTCTTCTCGTTGG is a window from the Scomber japonicus isolate fScoJap1 chromosome 10, fScoJap1.pri, whole genome shotgun sequence genome containing:
- the LOC128366620 gene encoding cathepsin S-like, which translates into the protein MFTGLMLGSLLLVSLCVGAAAMFDSKQLDDHWDMWKKTNEKTYQDEVENTHRRGLWEKNLMLITMHNLEASMGLHSYELGMNFMGDMTEEEIHQFTGELTPPTDLKRAPLTFPNANVSDTFDWRKHGCVTRVKNQGSCGSCWAFATVGALEGQLAKKTGKLVDLSPQNLVDCSWKYGNHGCNGGHHTRAFNYIKDNGIESEASYPYKGKDGHCLHNCNNNDATLIGYTCLPRGDEYKMKLAVFTIGPIAVSIDSNSDKFRFYKGGVYDNPMCTHKTNHAVVVVGYGTENGKDYWLVKNSWGTGYGEVGYVKMSRNKNNQCGIALYPCYPRM